In Nostoc sp. GT001, a genomic segment contains:
- a CDS encoding HEAT repeat domain-containing protein gives MLAERRKLTTNPLTSTEGVALQVDDVYVPLGLVERKKPSKPQGDISPEQGSELYKETEITKTFEHDAFLEEVLKQQKTPKSKGKRITIIGEPGAGKTTLLQQIADWVSHEIDQSIVIWVSLADLRQKELKSYLFEIWLTQVAEKTGKAEPTEQLKNDLVALFNQNNVWLLLDGLDEMSASSGNPLTEIARQFREVRLISQARIVLTCRVNLWDGSTNALDDFDTYRSLDFSYPQQVEKFIHKWFAANREKGEQLCTALKELGKERIQDLVKNPLRLTLLCLNWQSGKGKLPDTQAGLYQQFVDDFYKWKKDEFATTSEQRQQLNFKLGELAKEAIDKETTRFRLRENFVSQFLGNADDEKSLLKLALNRGWLNCVGIDPNRKPVYAFFHASFQEYFAAIAIDDWHFFLNLVPKNLSQGTYRIFEAQWKQTILLWLGREEENLKQQKQQFIDALVSFKYGCRKFYKYRAYFLAAAGIVEFRDYFKADEIVTQILKWIIYSPSPIKEEARSALQQTGRTKAIAALVQLLQSITVFDSTRIQAASSLGEIDPGNEIAIAALEQLLQSITVFDSTRIQAAKSLGKIDPGNKIAIAALVKLLQSTTVAGETRWQIALSLALICTGTGNEIAIAALVQLLQSTTVDDSTRMVAVCSLALIGTGTGNEIVIATLVQLLQSTTVDDSIRKQAALNLALIGTGNEIAIAALVQLLQSTTMDDFTRKEAASILGKIDPGNEIASAALVQLLQSTTVDDSTRWRAVSSLGQIGTGNEIAIAALVQLLQSTTVDDFTRKQVAESLGQIGTGNEIAIAALVQLLQSTTVDDFTRKQVAESLGQIGTGNEIAIAALVQLLQSTTVDDSTRWRAVSSLGQIGTGNEIAIAALVQLLQSTTVDDFTRKQVAESLGQIGTGNEIAIAALVQLLQSTTVDDYTRRQAASSLGEIIQDNQHRIALVKALSGYRQLNGEYYDLAWKCAQNMPYPDFYQAWHQHNIATRAMQSLKKILFTRII, from the coding sequence ATGCTGGCAGAACGGCGAAAGCTGACTACAAATCCTCTGACATCAACTGAAGGAGTCGCTCTGCAAGTTGATGATGTTTACGTACCACTAGGATTAGTTGAGCGCAAAAAACCATCCAAGCCTCAAGGTGATATTTCTCCAGAACAGGGTTCAGAACTGTACAAGGAGACAGAAATCACCAAAACATTTGAGCATGATGCTTTTCTTGAAGAAGTTCTCAAACAGCAGAAAACGCCTAAAAGTAAAGGTAAGCGAATTACGATTATTGGCGAACCAGGAGCAGGAAAGACAACACTATTACAGCAGATTGCTGATTGGGTATCTCATGAGATTGACCAATCGATTGTCATTTGGGTATCTTTAGCAGATTTGCGACAGAAGGAACTAAAATCTTATCTGTTTGAAATTTGGTTAACTCAGGTTGCTGAAAAAACAGGTAAAGCTGAACCCACTGAGCAACTGAAGAATGATTTGGTTGCTCTATTTAATCAAAATAATGTCTGGCTGCTGCTAGATGGGTTAGATGAAATGTCTGCATCTTCAGGTAATCCTCTCACAGAAATTGCACGACAATTCCGTGAAGTCAGGTTAATTTCTCAAGCGCGAATTGTGCTGACCTGTCGGGTTAATCTGTGGGATGGCAGCACTAATGCACTTGATGATTTTGATACCTATCGCAGTTTAGATTTTTCTTATCCACAACAGGTAGAGAAATTTATTCATAAATGGTTCGCTGCTAATCGAGAAAAAGGGGAGCAGTTATGTACTGCGTTGAAAGAATTAGGTAAGGAACGGATTCAGGATTTAGTGAAAAATCCTCTGCGGTTGACACTGCTGTGTTTGAATTGGCAATCAGGAAAAGGTAAATTACCGGATACTCAAGCGGGACTCTATCAGCAATTTGTAGATGACTTCTACAAGTGGAAAAAAGATGAATTTGCTACAACATCTGAACAGCGTCAGCAACTCAATTTCAAATTAGGCGAATTAGCTAAAGAAGCAATAGACAAAGAAACAACCCGTTTTCGGTTGCGGGAGAATTTTGTTAGTCAGTTTTTGGGGAATGCTGATGACGAAAAGTCGCTGCTGAAATTGGCTCTAAATCGCGGCTGGTTGAACTGTGTCGGGATAGATCCGAATAGAAAACCTGTTTACGCTTTCTTTCATGCTTCATTTCAAGAGTACTTTGCTGCTATAGCAATTGATGACTGGCATTTTTTTCTTAACCTTGTTCCTAAAAATCTCAGTCAAGGAACTTATCGTATCTTTGAAGCGCAATGGAAGCAGACAATATTACTTTGGTTGGGACGAGAAGAAGAAAATCTCAAACAGCAAAAGCAACAGTTTATCGATGCTTTAGTTAGTTTTAAATATGGATGTCGAAAATTTTATAAATATCGTGCCTATTTTTTAGCCGCCGCAGGAATTGTAGAGTTTAGAGATTATTTTAAAGCAGATGAAATAGTAACACAAATTTTAAAGTGGATAATTTATAGTCCGAGTCCAATCAAAGAGGAAGCTAGGTCAGCACTGCAACAAACGGGCCGCACAAAAGCGATCGCCGCCTTGGTGCAACTGCTGCAATCAATTACTGTGTTTGACTCCACCCGTATACAGGCAGCATCAAGCTTAGGGGAGATCGACCCTGGCAATGAAATTGCGATCGCAGCTTTGGAACAACTGTTGCAATCAATTACTGTGTTTGACTCTACCCGTATACAGGCAGCAAAAAGCTTAGGGAAAATCGACCCTGGTAATAAAATAGCGATTGCCGCCTTGGTGAAACTGCTGCAATCAACTACTGTGGCTGGCGAGACCCGTTGGCAGATCGCATTAAGTTTAGCGCTAATTTGCACAGGCACAGGCAATGAAATAGCGATCGCCGCCTTGGTGCAACTGCTGCAATCAACTACTGTGGATGACTCCACCCGTATGGTGGCAGTATGTAGCTTAGCGCTAATTGGCACTGGCACAGGCAATGAAATTGTGATTGCCACCTTAGTGCAACTGCTGCAATCAACTACTGTGGATGACTCCATCCGTAAGCAGGCAGCATTAAACTTAGCGCTAATCGGCACTGGCAATGAAATAGCGATCGCTGCCTTGGTGCAACTGCTGCAATCAACTACTATGGATGACTTCACCCGTAAAGAGGCAGCATCTATCTTAGGGAAAATTGACCCTGGCAATGAAATAGCGAGCGCAGCTTTGGTGCAACTGCTGCAATCAACTACTGTGGATGATTCCACCCGTTGGCGGGCAGTATCAAGCTTAGGGCAAATCGGCACTGGCAATGAAATAGCGATCGCCGCTTTGGTGCAACTGCTGCAATCAACTACTGTGGATGACTTCACTCGTAAGCAGGTAGCAGAAAGCTTAGGGCAAATCGGCACTGGCAATGAAATAGCGATCGCCGCTTTGGTGCAACTGCTGCAATCAACTACTGTGGATGACTTCACTCGTAAGCAGGTAGCAGAAAGCTTAGGGCAAATCGGCACTGGCAATGAAATAGCGATCGCAGCTTTGGTGCAACTGCTGCAATCAACTACTGTGGATGATTCCACCCGTTGGCGGGCAGTATCAAGCTTAGGGCAAATCGGCACTGGCAATGAAATAGCGATCGCAGCTTTGGTGCAACTGCTGCAATCAACTACTGTGGATGACTTCACTCGGAAGCAGGTAGCAGAAAGCTTAGGGCAAATCGGCACTGGCAATGAAATTGCGATCGCCGCCTTGGTTCAACTGCTGCAATCAACTACTGTGGATGACTACACTCGTAGGCAGGCAGCATCAAGCTTAGGGGAAATTATACAGGATAATCAGCATCGCATTGCGTTAGTCAAAGCTTTAAGTGGTTATCGGCAATTGAATGGTGAATACTACGATTTAGCCTGGAAATGTGCCCAGAATATGCCTTACCCCGATTTCTATCAAGCTTGGCATCAACATAATATTGCTACTCGTGCCATGCAAAGCTTAAAGAAAATCCTTTTCACAAGAATAATTTAA
- a CDS encoding DUF5615 family PIN-like protein — protein sequence MSSVHWSTIGNPREKDAIIMEWARTNSYIVFTHDLDFGTLLAATGADTPSVIQVRAQDILPNSIENLVISALNQFESLLESGALVTIDQAQSRVRILPIRRE from the coding sequence ATTTCGTCTGTCCACTGGTCTACTATTGGCAACCCCCGTGAGAAAGATGCAATCATTATGGAGTGGGCAAGAACTAACAGTTATATCGTCTTTACTCACGATTTAGACTTTGGTACTTTGTTGGCTGCAACAGGTGCTGATACCCCCAGTGTAATTCAAGTTCGCGCTCAGGATATTTTGCCAAACAGTATCGAAAATCTAGTCATTTCAGCCCTGAATCAGTTTGAGTCGTTACTAGAGTCAGGCGCATTAGTCACTATTGACCAAGCTCAATCAAGGGTGCGTATTTTACCAATTAGACGTGAATAG
- a CDS encoding DUF433 domain-containing protein — MQNLTRITRNPEVMGGKPCIRGIRVTVGTIVGLMASGHTNSDILKAYPYLEEADIYEALAYAAWRVEEIEVPLKSA; from the coding sequence ATGCAAAATCTCACCAGAATTACCCGCAATCCAGAAGTGATGGGTGGTAAACCCTGCATTCGAGGAATACGTGTTACTGTTGGTACTATCGTTGGGTTAATGGCATCTGGACATACCAATAGCGATATTCTTAAAGCATATCCTTACCTCGAAGAAGCTGATATTTATGAGGCACTTGCCTATGCTGCATGGCGAGTTGAAGAAATTGAAGTTCCTCTAAAAAGTGCATAA
- a CDS encoding PEP-CTERM sorting domain-containing protein (PEP-CTERM proteins occur, often in large numbers, in the proteomes of bacteria that also encode an exosortase, a predicted intramembrane cysteine proteinase. The presence of a PEP-CTERM domain at a protein's C-terminus predicts cleavage within the sorting domain, followed by covalent anchoring to some some component of the (usually Gram-negative) cell surface. Many PEP-CTERM proteins exhibit an unusual sequence composition that includes large numbers of potential glycosylation sites. Expression of one such protein has been shown restore the ability of a bacterium to form floc, a type of biofilm.) — MIKNNKKKAIAQAISTTVALGWMIMEVESVQAATLTAALDSITIGGNLTISTDKLYIKGGSKNSGAAGTLTITTNALTVRPGAIISKPVPQPSAIAAGSNHSGLGGNITLTIPDLIILKPVRKPSAIADDSNNNSGAGGNITLTTSNLILRRVPETSAIAAGNINSGSAGNITINSGTLILNPGAILSKPVPEPSAIAGIILAGSLTWLVKRKQVVFRKAKV, encoded by the coding sequence GTGATAAAAAACAATAAAAAAAAGGCTATCGCTCAAGCTATTTCCACAACCGTTGCTCTGGGTTGGATGATAATGGAAGTGGAATCAGTACAAGCTGCTACCTTGACGGCGGCTCTCGATAGCATCACTATCGGCGGCAATTTAACTATCTCTACTGATAAACTCTATATTAAGGGTGGTAGCAAGAATTCAGGAGCAGCAGGCACCCTAACTATTACAACCAATGCTCTTACAGTCAGACCCGGTGCTATTATATCGAAACCAGTACCCCAACCAAGCGCGATCGCTGCTGGTAGCAATCATTCAGGATTAGGAGGTAACATAACTCTTACAATCCCTGACCTTATTATATTGAAACCAGTACGCAAACCAAGCGCGATCGCTGATGATAGCAATAATAATTCAGGAGCAGGAGGTAACATAACTCTTACAACCTCTAACCTGATTTTGAGAAGAGTGCCTGAAACAAGTGCGATCGCTGCTGGTAATATTAATTCAGGATCAGCAGGCAACATAACTATCAACTCTGGTACTTTGATATTGAACCCTGGTGCTATTCTATCGAAACCAGTACCCGAACCAAGTGCGATCGCTGGTATTATACTTGCTGGTAGTCTGACTTGGCTGGTGAAGAGAAAGCAAGTAGTATTTCGCAAGGCGAAAGTATAA